Proteins co-encoded in one Galactobacillus timonensis genomic window:
- a CDS encoding electron transport complex protein RnfA, translating into MTAASLFTLFISGVLVNNIILARFIGMCPFMGVSTKLSSAIGMGLAVIFVIFGASVLSWLLYYYVLVPLDITYMKLICFILLIASFVQFVEMFIKKQSPSLYKSLGIYLPLITTNCAVLYVALDNISQEYNLIQTMVNSIAVPLGFMLVLVLFATIRERLAGNDIPRAFKGNPIAFVVAAILAVAFSAFAGIA; encoded by the coding sequence TTTACGCTGTTCATCAGCGGTGTTCTGGTAAACAACATCATTCTGGCGCGCTTCATCGGTATGTGCCCGTTCATGGGAGTTTCGACGAAGCTGTCCTCTGCCATCGGCATGGGACTTGCCGTTATCTTCGTTATCTTCGGTGCTTCGGTACTTTCGTGGCTTCTGTACTACTATGTCCTGGTACCGCTGGACATTACGTATATGAAGTTGATCTGCTTCATTCTTCTGATTGCGTCGTTCGTTCAGTTTGTTGAGATGTTCATCAAGAAGCAGAGCCCGTCGCTGTATAAGTCGCTCGGCATTTATCTGCCGCTGATTACGACGAACTGCGCGGTTCTGTATGTGGCTCTCGATAACATTTCGCAGGAATACAATCTGATTCAGACGATGGTGAATTCGATTGCGGTTCCGCTGGGATTCATGCTTGTGCTGGTTCTGTTCGCGACCATCCGTGAACGTCTGGCCGGCAATGATATTCCGCGTGCATTCAAGGGCAATCCGATTGCCTTCGTTGTGGCGGCGATTCTGGCGGTAGCGTTCTCGGCTTTCGCAGGCATTGCGTAA